In the genome of Perca fluviatilis chromosome 4, GENO_Pfluv_1.0, whole genome shotgun sequence, one region contains:
- the nop56 gene encoding nucleolar protein 56 encodes MVLLHVLFEHAAGYALFAVKEVEEIGMLLPQVEESVLSIGKFNSMVSLAAFFPFKSAQAALDNINAVSEGVVHADLKLFLETNLPLSGKKKAVLGVSDAKIGAALQEEFSISIQTGGVVAEIARGVRLHFHSLVKGLTALAASKAQLGLGHSYSRAKVKFNVNRVDNMIIQSIALLDQLDKDINTFSMRVREWYGYHFPELIKIVPDNSTYCRMAQLIGNRKELSEESLESLEEVVMDAAKAQAILDASRSSMGMDISPIDLINIERFSNRVVSLAAYRLELQEYLRSKMSQVAPNLAALIGEVVGARLISHAGSLTNLAKYPASTVQILGAEKALFRALKTRGNTPKYGLIFHSTFIGRAAAKNKGRISRYLANKCTIASRIDCFSEVPTSVYGDKLRGQVEERLSFYETGDVPRKNVDVMKEAVKEATDVATEIKRKLEKKEKKRRKREKKLQEETGETNGEVEAENEVKKKKKQAAEVIEVAAESPAAENGAEDSSAKKKKKRKAEVEIQAEEAAATDNGAEETDTPAKKKKKRKTETKDAEPAEETPETPVSEKKKKKKKKET; translated from the exons ATG GTGCTGTTGCACGTGTTGTTCGAGCATGCTGCGGGCTATGCGCTGTTTGCAGTCAAAGAAGTGGAGGAGATCGGCATGCTGCTACCTCAG GTGGAGGAGAGCGTGCTGAGCATTGGAAAGTTCAACAGCATGGTGAGCTTGGCTGCCTTCTTCCCCTTCAAGTCGGCCCAGGCTGCTCTGGACAACATTAATGCCGTTTCTGAAG GTGTGGTTCATGCTGACCTGAAGTTGTTCCTAGAGACAAACCTGCCCCTCTCTGGGAAGAAGAAAGCTGTGTTGGGGGTTTCGGATGCCAAGATCGGAGCAGCTTTACAGGAAGAATTTAGTATTTCCATCCAGACTGGAGGGGTGGTGGCAGAGATAGCCAGAG GTGTGCGTCTGCACTTCCACTCTCTAGTAAAGGGTCTGACTGCGCTGGCTGCCTCCAAAGCACAACTGGGTCTTGGTCACAGCTACTCCAGAGCTAAAGTGAAGTTCAACGTCAACAGGGTCGACAACATGATCATACAGTCAATTGCTCTGTTGGATCAGCTAGACAAAGACATCAACACTTTCTCCATGCGTGTCCG TGAATGGTATGGCTACCACTTTCCAGAGCTGATTAAGATCGTGCCAGACAACTCTACATACTGCCGCATGGCTCAGCTCATCGGAAACAGGAAGGAGTTGTCAGAGGAGAGTCTGGAGAGTCTAGAGGAGGTGGTGATGGACGCCGCCAAGGCTCAGGCCATCCTGGATGCATCCCGTTCCTCCATGG GTATGGACATCTCTCCTATTGACCTGATCAACATAGAGAGATTCTCCAATCGTGTAGTGTCTCTGGCTGCCTATCGACTGGAGCTGCAGGAGTACCTGCGCTCCAAGATGAGCCAAGTTGCTCCAAATCTAGCAGCCTTAATTGGAGAAGTG gTGGGTGCTCGTCTGATCTCCCATGCTGGCAGTCTAACCAACCTTGCAAAGTACCCAGCCTCCACCGTCCAGATTTTGGGAGCAGAGAAGGCCCTGTTCAG AGCCCTAAAGACTCGTGGCAACACCCCCAAGTATGGGCTCATCTTCCACTCTACCTTCATTGGACGTGCCGCTGCCAAGAACAAGGGCCGGATCTCCAGATATCTGGCAAATAAGTGCACCATCGCCTCACGCATTGACTGTTTCTCTG AGGTACCCACAAGTGTGTATGGTGACAAGCTGCGTGGACAGGTGGAGGAGCGCTTGTCTTTCTATGAGACGGGCGACGTGCCACGGAAGAATGTGGACGTCATGAAGGAGGCTGTAAAAGAG GCTACTGATGTTGCCACTGAGATCAAGAGGAAACTggagaagaaggaaaagaaacgCAGGAAGCGTGAGAAGAAGTTGCAAGAAGAAACCGGTGAAACCAACGGAGAAGTGGAG GCAGAGAATGaagtgaagaaaaagaagaaacaagcGGCCGAGGTCATTGAGGTCGCAGCAGAGAGCCCTGCTGCAGAGAACGGAGCAGAGGACTCCTCTgccaagaagaaaaagaaacgaAAAGCTGAGGTAGAAATTCAGGCAGAGGAAGCCGCTGCTACAGATAACGGAGCGGAGGAAACGGATACTCCTgccaagaagaaaaagaaacgaAAGACTGAGACTAAGGATGCAGAGCCTGCAGAAGAGACTCCAGAAACTCCTGTgtctgaaaagaaaaagaagaaaaagaaaaaagagacctAG
- the mlnl gene encoding motilin-like, translated as MSMRGAVAGCLVLACLVALLAERTEGHITFFSPKEMMLMKEREGRKDMEPRSNGQFEEDAVQQLSRVERGENPDETVEIGVRLSPKQLDHVALVLKEIIHEIVEEHQKAK; from the exons ATGAGCATGCGTGGAGCAGTGGCTGGTTGCTTGGTGTTGGCGTGCCTGGTGGCGCTGCTGGCTGAGAGGACTGAGGGACACATCACCTTCTTCAGTCCAAAGGAGATGATGCTGATGAAG GAGAGAGAAGGTAGAAAGGACATGGAGCCTCGATCGAACGGTCAGTTTGAAGAGGATGCAGTCCAACAGCTTTCTCGGGTGGAACGTGGTGAAAATCCT GATGAAACAGTGGAGATTGGCGTCCGACTTTCACCCAAACAGCTAGATCATGTGGCTCTGGTGCTCAAAGAGATCATCCATGAGATAGTGGAGGAACATCAGAAAG cCAAGTAG